A single region of the Pseudomonas mandelii genome encodes:
- the norR gene encoding nitric oxide reductase transcriptional regulator NorR, with protein MLRESLAADLIVELPNAVRLQRLVQTLREYFNSGAVGLLRLDDDSLRPVATVGLVHEALGRRFVIAQHPRLAAIMASREPTWFEPDSRLPDPYDGLLDNHAGEPMPVHDCMGVSLYVEGRIWGAITLDALHAGTFDSRAREELKRCTLQIEAAVRVTRLEQENRSLRLSRSDIQDVRRPADEGEILGQSEVLHQLLNELDVLADSELPVLLLGETGVGKELFARRLHRLSRRSHKPLVQVNCAALPESLAESELFGHVKGAFSGATSDRAGRFDAANGGTLFLDEVGELPLAVQAKLLRTLQNGEIQRLGADKPLHVDVRIIAATNRHLPDSIRDGLFRADLYHRLSVYPVPIPPLRERGNDVLMLAGHFLELNRARLGLRGLRLSPAAERALLTYNWPGNVRELEHVISRAALKTLSRGTSRTLIMTLEPEILDLDSAMGGQGVVVESPLDETADAPFQPLGEAVDDYQRKKILQALSLSGDNWASAARILEIDPSNLHKLARRLRLK; from the coding sequence ATGCTGCGTGAAAGCCTGGCGGCCGACCTGATCGTCGAGTTGCCGAATGCTGTGCGGTTGCAACGTTTGGTCCAGACCCTGCGCGAGTACTTCAACAGTGGCGCCGTGGGATTGCTGCGTCTGGATGACGACAGCCTCAGGCCGGTCGCGACGGTGGGGCTGGTGCATGAAGCGTTGGGCCGCCGGTTTGTCATCGCTCAGCATCCGCGGCTGGCGGCGATCATGGCGTCGCGCGAACCCACCTGGTTCGAGCCCGACAGTCGGCTGCCGGATCCCTATGATGGCTTGCTCGACAATCACGCCGGCGAACCGATGCCAGTGCATGACTGCATGGGCGTGAGCCTGTATGTGGAAGGTCGGATCTGGGGGGCGATCACCCTCGATGCGCTGCATGCCGGGACCTTCGACAGCCGTGCGCGGGAAGAGCTCAAGCGCTGCACCTTGCAGATCGAAGCCGCCGTGCGAGTCACCCGACTGGAACAGGAAAACCGCAGCCTGCGCTTGTCCCGCAGCGATATTCAAGACGTACGCAGACCGGCGGACGAAGGCGAAATCCTCGGGCAAAGTGAAGTGCTGCACCAGTTGCTCAATGAACTGGATGTACTGGCCGATTCCGAGCTGCCGGTGTTGCTGCTGGGCGAGACCGGCGTCGGCAAAGAGCTGTTCGCCCGGCGCTTGCATCGTCTGTCGCGTCGCAGTCATAAGCCGCTGGTGCAGGTCAACTGCGCTGCTTTGCCGGAGTCTCTGGCGGAAAGTGAATTGTTCGGCCATGTCAAAGGCGCGTTTTCCGGCGCCACCAGTGACCGTGCCGGGCGTTTCGATGCGGCCAACGGCGGCACGCTGTTTCTCGATGAAGTCGGTGAATTGCCGTTGGCTGTGCAGGCGAAACTGCTGCGCACCCTGCAGAACGGCGAGATCCAGCGCCTCGGCGCCGACAAGCCGTTGCACGTCGATGTGCGCATCATCGCCGCGACTAACCGGCACCTGCCGGACAGCATCCGCGATGGTTTGTTTCGGGCGGATCTGTATCACCGGCTCTCGGTCTATCCGGTGCCGATTCCGCCGTTGCGCGAGCGGGGTAACGATGTGTTGATGCTGGCCGGGCACTTCCTTGAGCTGAATCGGGCGCGGCTTGGCTTGCGCGGTTTGCGTCTGTCGCCGGCCGCCGAGCGCGCGCTGCTGACTTACAACTGGCCGGGCAACGTGCGCGAGCTGGAACATGTGATCAGCCGAGCCGCGTTGAAGACGCTCAGCCGCGGCACGAGTCGTACCCTGATCATGACGCTGGAACCCGAGATTCTGGACCTCGACAGTGCCATGGGCGGGCAGGGCGTGGTCGTCGAAAGTCCTCTGGACGAAACGGCTGACGCGCCGTTCCAGCCCCTGGGGGAAGCGGTCGACGATTACCAGCGCAAGAAAATTCTCCAGGCCTTGAGCCTGTCCGGGGATAACTGGGCCAGCGCCGCGCGGATCCTGGAAATCGATCCCAGCAACCTGCACAAACTGGCGCGGCGGTTACGCCTCAAATAA
- a CDS encoding Crp/Fnr family transcriptional regulator, giving the protein MVLHRVHHQILRSHHLFEPLNEEQLDELMSTSHLLSIDKGEPLFRQGEPADSFYFVIAGAVKIYRLTPDGQEKVFEVIGDRQTFAEAMMLMDTPNYVASAEAICPTQLYRLSNSTYMRLLQSNSRLTFALLGKLCVRLHQRVNEIETLSLKNATHRVVRYLLTQLVRQQTVGSQFELPMAKQLIAGHLSIQPETFSRIIRRLIDENIITQDGRQIAILDRLRLEQFE; this is encoded by the coding sequence ATGGTGCTTCATCGCGTCCATCACCAGATTCTGCGCAGTCATCACTTGTTCGAGCCGTTGAACGAAGAACAGCTGGATGAGTTGATGAGTACCAGCCATTTGCTGAGCATCGACAAAGGCGAACCGTTGTTCCGTCAGGGCGAGCCGGCAGACTCGTTCTATTTCGTGATTGCCGGCGCGGTGAAAATCTATCGCCTGACGCCCGACGGGCAGGAGAAAGTGTTTGAGGTCATTGGTGACCGGCAAACCTTCGCCGAAGCGATGATGCTGATGGACACCCCGAACTATGTGGCCTCGGCCGAAGCGATCTGCCCCACTCAGCTCTATCGGTTATCCAACAGCACCTATATGCGCCTGCTGCAAAGTAACAGCCGACTGACCTTTGCGCTGCTCGGCAAGCTGTGCGTTCGCTTGCATCAACGGGTCAACGAAATCGAAACCCTGTCACTGAAAAACGCCACCCACCGGGTCGTGCGTTATCTGCTGACGCAACTGGTGCGCCAGCAAACCGTTGGCAGCCAATTCGAATTGCCAATGGCCAAGCAACTGATTGCCGGGCACCTGTCGATCCAGCCGGAAACCTTTTCGCGGATTATCCGTCGCCTGATCGATGAAAACATCATCACCCAGGACGGCCGCCAGATCGCCATTCTCGATCGTCTGCGCCTGGAACAGTTCGAGTGA
- a CDS encoding CopD family copper resistance protein, whose product MYPFLLVTHLLAAIAFIGTLFFEVVIWHNARQQVAVSAQTSADQAIAVRSRKVLHGVVLLLYAAGISLAWQHRGVLSQPLASSFGTLLSLKIILALSIIGHYFLLAYWLKSACLTTTRATWIRRSILGHMVLIVILAKAMFYWHG is encoded by the coding sequence ATGTATCCCTTTTTACTGGTCACCCACTTGCTGGCGGCGATTGCCTTCATCGGCACGCTGTTTTTCGAGGTGGTGATCTGGCACAACGCCCGCCAGCAGGTGGCCGTTAGCGCGCAAACGAGCGCCGATCAAGCGATTGCAGTGCGTTCGCGCAAGGTGCTGCATGGCGTGGTGTTGCTGTTGTATGCCGCCGGTATCAGCCTGGCGTGGCAACACCGGGGTGTATTGAGTCAGCCGCTGGCGAGCAGTTTTGGTACGTTGCTGAGCCTGAAGATCATCCTGGCCCTGAGCATCATCGGCCATTACTTTCTGCTGGCGTACTGGCTGAAAAGTGCATGCCTGACCACGACCCGCGCCACTTGGATTCGCCGCAGCATCCTCGGGCACATGGTGTTGATCGTGATCCTGGCCAAGGCCATGTTCTATTGGCACGGTTGA
- the pdxH gene encoding pyridoxamine 5'-phosphate oxidase, which produces MPLSLAQMRRNYTLFGLQDEAALDDPLAMFRQWMQLARDTERAPVEANSMVLATVDSEGRPHCRVLLLKGFSDEGFTFFGHYQSDKGQQLAANQYAAMTFFWPGLERQVRIEGQVSRLAPTLSDAYFDSRSQDSRLGAWASPQSRPLANRAELESLLTQTTQRFAGQTVPRPEHWGGYCLQPDRLEFWQGRADRLHDRLDYRLRDGVWQRNRLAP; this is translated from the coding sequence ATGCCCCTTTCTCTGGCACAGATGCGCCGCAACTACACCCTTTTTGGCCTGCAAGACGAAGCGGCGCTGGACGACCCGCTGGCCATGTTCCGACAGTGGATGCAACTGGCCCGCGACACCGAGCGCGCGCCTGTCGAAGCCAACAGCATGGTGTTGGCGACCGTCGACAGTGAAGGTCGCCCGCACTGTCGGGTCCTGCTGCTCAAGGGCTTTAGTGATGAAGGCTTCACGTTTTTCGGTCATTACCAGAGCGACAAGGGGCAGCAGTTGGCTGCTAATCAGTATGCTGCGATGACCTTTTTTTGGCCGGGGCTGGAGCGTCAGGTGCGGATCGAGGGTCAGGTGTCCAGGCTCGCCCCGACGCTGTCGGATGCGTACTTCGATTCCCGCTCACAGGACAGTCGCCTGGGCGCCTGGGCCTCACCGCAAAGCCGACCATTGGCCAATCGGGCCGAGCTTGAATCGCTGTTGACACAAACCACCCAACGGTTTGCCGGCCAGACCGTGCCGCGGCCCGAGCATTGGGGCGGCTACTGCTTGCAGCCGGATCGCCTGGAATTCTGGCAAGGCCGTGCCGACCGCTTGCATGACCGCCTCGATTACCGGTTGCGCGATGGCGTATGGCAACGGAACCGCCTGGCACCTTGA
- a CDS encoding molybdopterin molybdotransferase MoeA, producing the protein MTGRVCDLGHLMPVDEAINRLLDQAPPPPLAQKIDLDQALGRVLAADIHSPVNLPAWDNSAMDGYALRAADLPPEGGWLLIGGRIAAGDSACSPLLAQQAVQIFTGAPLPAGADTVVPQERCRIEGERVWFPPVSTGDHVRKEGEEVRRGDLLIQAGKRLRAQEVGLLAGAGIGRVEVYRPLQVCLLSSGNELREPGDSLAPGQIYNSNRYCLAALLSGWGVEVHDYGVMADELAASRHALSLASSECDLLLSSGGVSVGEEDHLKQAIEELGSLDFWRLAIQPGKPLAFGEVAGKPWIGMPGNPSAALITALVVVRPFLLRAQGVSDVLPAPLAVPAGFDWLQRNKRRQYLRARLTPGADGQLSVELHPQQSSAMLTAACWADGLAVIECEQQVLKHDNVMFLSFADLMH; encoded by the coding sequence ATGACCGGCCGGGTGTGTGACCTTGGTCACTTGATGCCGGTGGACGAGGCCATCAATCGTTTGCTGGACCAGGCACCGCCGCCGCCCCTGGCGCAAAAGATCGACCTGGATCAAGCCTTGGGTCGGGTGCTGGCGGCGGACATTCATTCCCCCGTCAACCTGCCGGCCTGGGACAACAGCGCCATGGACGGTTATGCCCTCAGGGCCGCTGACCTGCCACCGGAGGGTGGCTGGTTGTTGATTGGCGGACGAATCGCAGCGGGGGATTCGGCGTGCTCACCGTTGCTCGCGCAGCAAGCAGTGCAGATTTTTACCGGCGCTCCATTACCTGCAGGCGCCGACACCGTGGTGCCGCAAGAGCGTTGTCGGATCGAGGGCGAGCGCGTGTGGTTCCCGCCCGTCAGTACTGGCGATCACGTGCGCAAAGAAGGTGAGGAGGTTCGCCGCGGCGACCTGTTAATCCAGGCCGGCAAACGTCTGCGTGCGCAAGAAGTGGGGTTGCTGGCTGGCGCTGGCATCGGGCGGGTCGAGGTCTATCGACCGTTGCAGGTGTGCTTGCTCAGCAGTGGCAATGAGCTGCGTGAACCGGGTGATTCATTGGCGCCCGGGCAGATTTACAACAGCAATCGCTACTGCCTCGCCGCGTTGTTGAGCGGTTGGGGGGTCGAGGTGCATGACTATGGCGTCATGGCCGATGAGTTGGCCGCCAGCCGGCATGCCTTGAGCCTGGCGTCTTCGGAATGCGACCTGTTGTTGAGTTCGGGGGGCGTCTCGGTGGGTGAGGAAGATCACCTCAAACAAGCGATCGAGGAACTCGGCAGCCTGGATTTCTGGCGGCTGGCCATTCAGCCGGGCAAGCCGCTGGCCTTCGGCGAAGTCGCCGGCAAACCCTGGATCGGCATGCCGGGCAATCCTTCGGCGGCGCTGATTACCGCGTTGGTGGTGGTGCGCCCGTTCCTGCTCAGGGCTCAGGGCGTCAGCGATGTGTTGCCGGCGCCACTGGCCGTGCCCGCCGGGTTCGATTGGTTGCAGCGCAACAAACGTCGGCAGTACCTGCGGGCTCGGCTGACACCCGGTGCTGATGGTCAGTTGAGCGTGGAGCTGCACCCTCAGCAAAGCTCGGCGATGTTGACCGCCGCGTGCTGGGCCGATGGCCTGGCGGTGATCGAGTGCGAGCAGCAAGTGCTCAAGCACGACAACGTGATGTTCCTGTCCTTCGCCGACCTGATGCATTGA
- the ubiU gene encoding ubiquinone anaerobic biosynthesis protein UbiU produces the protein MQLVCPAGNLPALKAAVRQGADAVYVGFRDDTNARHFAGLNMDDKQFDAAVAHIRQHQRKLYVAVNTYPQPKGWERWQRAVDRAADFGVDALIAADPGVLNYASQRHPQLALHLSVQGSATHAAALEFYAQRYGIRRAVLPRVLSLAQVRQVAASSPVPIEVFGFGSLCIMAEGRCHLSSYITGESPNLCGVCSPAKAVRWSEDADGLSARLSEVLIDRYTPEEPAGYPTLCKGRFLVGGKRFHALEEPTSLDTLDLLPELTAIGVEAVKIEGRQRSPAYVEQVTRVWRAALDAHRGSPGSFRVKEEWRRVLAGLSEGSQTTLGAYHRSWQ, from the coding sequence ATGCAACTGGTCTGCCCGGCAGGCAACCTGCCTGCGCTGAAAGCGGCGGTGCGCCAAGGCGCCGATGCCGTTTATGTCGGTTTTCGCGATGACACCAATGCCCGGCATTTTGCAGGGCTGAACATGGACGACAAACAATTCGACGCGGCGGTCGCCCACATCCGTCAGCACCAACGCAAACTCTACGTCGCGGTCAACACCTACCCGCAACCCAAGGGCTGGGAACGCTGGCAGCGCGCGGTTGATCGCGCCGCCGATTTTGGTGTGGATGCGCTGATCGCCGCCGACCCCGGCGTACTCAACTACGCCAGCCAGCGGCATCCGCAACTGGCGCTGCACCTGTCGGTGCAGGGTTCGGCGACCCATGCCGCGGCCCTGGAGTTTTATGCGCAGCGCTACGGAATTCGTCGCGCGGTACTGCCTCGGGTGTTGTCGTTGGCGCAGGTGCGCCAGGTCGCTGCAAGCAGCCCGGTGCCCATCGAAGTCTTTGGCTTCGGCAGCTTGTGCATCATGGCTGAAGGGCGTTGCCATCTGTCTTCGTACATTACCGGTGAGTCGCCGAACCTCTGTGGCGTCTGTTCGCCGGCCAAAGCGGTGCGCTGGAGCGAAGACGCCGACGGCTTGAGCGCACGGCTCAGTGAAGTGCTGATCGACCGTTACACCCCTGAGGAACCCGCCGGTTATCCGACCTTGTGCAAAGGCCGTTTCCTGGTCGGCGGTAAACGCTTTCATGCGCTGGAAGAACCCACCAGCCTCGACACCCTGGACTTGCTGCCGGAATTGACGGCCATCGGCGTCGAGGCGGTCAAAATCGAGGGCCGGCAACGCAGCCCGGCGTATGTCGAACAAGTCACCCGTGTCTGGCGTGCGGCGCTGGATGCCCATCGTGGCTCGCCGGGCAGTTTTCGGGTCAAGGAGGAATGGCGCCGGGTGTTGGCCGGTTTGTCCGAAGGCAGCCAGACCACTTTGGGTGCTTACCATCGATCATGGCAATGA
- a CDS encoding U32 family peptidase, with the protein MKLSLGPVLFYWDKAQLSNFYAEMSALPLDVIYLGETVCSKRRSFSLDQWLGLGRELQDCSQAQLVLSSLTLIEAASELSSLRRLCDNGQLLVEANDMGAVQFLAERKLPFVGGPALNVYNGHTLTQLLDGGMTRWVPPVECSATLISDVLDQVRELGREVPEVEVFAYGHLPLAYSARCFTARAENRPKDDCQFCCINYPDGLPLTSQEGQALFTINGIQTMSAEVTNLLADYAGLVACGADLLRLSPRYQGMAQVIAAYQRVRLGETPPVFVDGCNGYWHGQAGMLRIEEVGLC; encoded by the coding sequence ATGAAGCTCAGCCTTGGACCGGTCCTGTTTTATTGGGACAAAGCGCAACTCAGCAACTTTTACGCCGAGATGTCGGCCTTGCCCCTGGATGTGATTTATCTGGGGGAAACCGTGTGCTCGAAACGCCGGTCATTTTCATTGGATCAATGGTTGGGGCTGGGGCGCGAGTTACAAGACTGCAGCCAGGCACAACTGGTTCTCTCCAGCCTGACGCTTATCGAAGCGGCCTCCGAACTCTCTAGCCTGCGGCGGCTCTGCGACAACGGCCAACTGTTGGTGGAAGCCAACGACATGGGCGCGGTGCAGTTTCTGGCCGAGCGCAAGTTGCCGTTCGTGGGCGGTCCTGCGCTGAATGTGTACAACGGGCATACGCTCACGCAACTGCTGGACGGCGGGATGACCCGTTGGGTGCCGCCCGTGGAGTGTTCGGCGACGCTGATTAGCGATGTGCTCGATCAGGTGCGGGAACTGGGTCGAGAGGTCCCGGAAGTCGAAGTCTTTGCTTACGGGCATTTGCCGTTGGCCTATTCCGCACGCTGCTTCACCGCGCGGGCGGAAAACCGGCCCAAGGACGACTGCCAGTTTTGCTGCATCAACTACCCCGACGGCCTGCCGCTGACCAGTCAGGAAGGGCAAGCACTGTTCACCATTAACGGCATTCAAACAATGTCGGCCGAGGTGACCAATCTCCTGGCAGATTACGCGGGGCTGGTGGCCTGCGGCGCTGATTTGTTGCGACTGAGCCCTCGTTATCAAGGCATGGCGCAGGTCATTGCCGCCTATCAACGGGTTCGTCTGGGCGAGACACCGCCGGTGTTCGTCGACGGTTGTAACGGTTACTGGCATGGCCAGGCCGGCATGTTGCGCATCGAGGAGGTCGGCTTGTGTTGA
- the moaB gene encoding molybdenum cofactor biosynthesis protein B, with amino-acid sequence MAHLAQRTFEPLNIAVLTISDTRTFDTDTSGQTLTDLLQTAGHVLIDRGLVKDDIYQIRAKVSHWIADPKVQVVLMTGGTGFTARDNTPQAVLPLLDKHVEGFGELFRQVSLAEIGMSSLQSRALAGMSNGVLVCCVPGSPGACRTAWNQILLEQLDSRTGPCNFAPHLKPQGQRVVDACETRS; translated from the coding sequence ATGGCCCATCTGGCGCAACGCACGTTTGAACCCCTGAACATTGCCGTACTGACCATCAGCGATACGCGCACCTTTGACACCGACACCTCGGGGCAGACCCTCACGGATTTGCTGCAAACGGCCGGGCATGTATTGATCGATCGTGGTCTGGTCAAGGACGACATTTATCAGATCCGCGCCAAGGTTTCCCACTGGATCGCCGACCCCAAGGTGCAGGTGGTATTGATGACCGGCGGCACCGGTTTCACCGCGCGCGACAATACACCACAAGCGGTCTTGCCGTTGCTGGACAAACACGTGGAAGGCTTCGGTGAACTGTTTCGTCAGGTGTCCCTTGCGGAAATCGGCATGTCCAGCCTGCAATCCCGGGCATTGGCGGGGATGAGCAATGGCGTGCTGGTGTGCTGCGTTCCGGGTTCGCCGGGCGCGTGTCGAACGGCCTGGAACCAGATCCTGCTCGAACAGCTGGACAGCCGCACCGGCCCATGCAATTTCGCCCCCCATTTGAAACCGCAAGGGCAACGGGTCGTCGACGCCTGCGAGACCCGCTCATGA
- the ytfE gene encoding iron-sulfur cluster repair protein YtfE: MSLTLLEQSLGQLACDIPGATRIFHTFKLDFCCGGHKSLLEAAAGKGLDPALIADALHRLQDTGETQHDWRNEPSELLIAHLLARYHARHREQLPELIRLARRVEQVHGARSSCPNGLADLLTDMQQELEGHMLKEEQVLFPMLQQGIGPQAAPPIQVLRFEHDQHGEALERLLALTNNITPPADACNTWRALYRGLLEFRDDLMQHIHLENNVLFVNALKPRH, from the coding sequence ATGAGCCTGACTCTATTGGAACAAAGCCTCGGCCAACTGGCGTGCGACATTCCCGGCGCCACGCGGATCTTCCACACCTTTAAACTGGACTTCTGTTGTGGCGGGCATAAAAGCCTGCTTGAAGCGGCCGCTGGCAAAGGCCTCGATCCGGCCCTGATTGCCGATGCGCTGCACCGGCTGCAAGACACCGGCGAAACCCAGCACGACTGGCGCAACGAACCCTCGGAGCTGTTGATCGCCCATCTTCTGGCGCGCTACCACGCCCGCCATCGCGAACAACTGCCGGAACTGATTCGTCTGGCCCGCCGCGTCGAGCAGGTCCATGGTGCCCGCAGCAGTTGCCCCAACGGCCTGGCCGATCTCTTGACCGACATGCAACAAGAACTTGAAGGCCACATGCTCAAGGAAGAACAAGTGCTCTTCCCGATGCTGCAACAAGGCATCGGCCCTCAGGCCGCACCGCCGATCCAGGTGCTGCGCTTTGAACATGATCAACATGGCGAAGCATTGGAAAGGCTGCTTGCGCTGACCAACAACATCACCCCGCCGGCCGATGCCTGTAATACCTGGCGTGCCCTGTATCGCGGGCTGCTGGAGTTCCGTGATGACTTGATGCAACACATCCATCTGGAAAACAACGTGTTGTTCGTCAACGCACTTAAACCTCGCCATTGA
- a CDS encoding NnrS family protein, producing the protein MQVLDRRKAMAIAPLLRLAFRPFFLAGCLLAVLVIPLWLFAFSGELSGWQPAGGWLSWHRHELLFGFGLAIIAGFLLTAVQTWTGRPGISGQPLAMLALLWLLARVAWLVNAPLPVLAVLELAFPLAVAALMGFTLWKVRQKRNYPIAVVLLLLAAADGLSLYGLVEGHEGWQRQGVLTGMWLVAAMMGLIGGRVIPFFIQRGLGKVEGVTPWPWLDWLLLIGSPLVALLYAAGPALAPDFWVGLLFAVLAAGHLVRLVRWHDRALWHVPLLWSLYLAYAWLAVACLGMALWHFGVPINPSLAVHCLTIGAMGGLVLAMIARVSLGHTGRALEPPSGMTLAFILLNLACLSRVVLILFFPLPALWLAGLCWVLAFALYAWRYGPMLLQSRVDGHPG; encoded by the coding sequence ATGCAAGTGCTTGACCGCCGTAAAGCGATGGCTATCGCGCCGCTGTTGCGTTTGGCCTTTCGGCCGTTTTTCCTCGCCGGCTGCCTGCTGGCGGTGCTGGTCATTCCGCTCTGGCTGTTCGCCTTCAGTGGTGAGCTTTCCGGCTGGCAGCCGGCGGGTGGCTGGCTGAGCTGGCATCGACACGAATTGCTGTTCGGATTCGGCTTGGCGATCATCGCCGGCTTTCTGCTGACGGCGGTGCAGACCTGGACCGGTCGCCCCGGCATCAGCGGGCAACCACTGGCCATGCTGGCGCTGCTGTGGTTGTTGGCGCGCGTGGCCTGGCTGGTCAATGCACCGTTGCCGGTGCTTGCGGTGCTGGAACTGGCGTTCCCGCTGGCGGTGGCTGCGCTCATGGGATTCACCTTGTGGAAGGTGCGGCAGAAACGTAACTACCCCATTGCGGTGGTGTTGCTGCTGTTAGCGGCGGCCGATGGGTTGTCCCTGTATGGTCTGGTCGAAGGTCATGAAGGCTGGCAGCGTCAAGGCGTGTTGACGGGTATGTGGCTGGTGGCGGCAATGATGGGTTTGATCGGTGGGCGCGTCATTCCGTTCTTCATCCAGCGCGGCCTCGGCAAGGTCGAGGGCGTAACCCCTTGGCCGTGGCTGGATTGGCTGCTGCTGATTGGCTCACCGCTGGTAGCGTTGCTCTATGCCGCGGGACCTGCGCTTGCCCCCGATTTCTGGGTGGGCCTGTTGTTCGCGGTGTTGGCCGCTGGGCATCTGGTGCGCCTGGTGCGCTGGCATGATCGCGCCCTCTGGCATGTGCCGTTGTTGTGGTCGTTGTACCTGGCTTATGCCTGGCTGGCGGTGGCCTGTCTCGGGATGGCGCTGTGGCATTTCGGTGTGCCGATCAATCCGAGTCTGGCGGTGCATTGCCTGACCATTGGCGCCATGGGCGGCCTGGTGCTGGCGATGATTGCACGGGTCAGCCTGGGGCATACCGGCCGCGCGCTGGAGCCGCCGTCGGGCATGACCCTGGCGTTCATTCTGCTCAACCTGGCCTGTCTGAGCCGGGTCGTGTTGATCCTGTTTTTCCCCTTGCCGGCGTTGTGGCTGGCCGGTCTGTGTTGGGTGCTGGCGTTTGCGCTATACGCCTGGCGCTATGGGCCGATGCTGTTGCAGTCCCGGGTGGACGGCCATCCGGGCTAA